From the genome of Nicotiana sylvestris chromosome 1, ASM39365v2, whole genome shotgun sequence:
tcaacataagctttgtccggatggtgcaacattgacgccaaggtagccaaagcaacGGCAACCTCaatatggatccttggaatatgcctgaatttTATTGAtcgaaatcgttgacaaagatcatgcagacattgtcaatacggtataagctttaaatcatgcgtctcccattctccttgaatctggtacaccagaaggtccgagtctcctaagaccaagacttcctggattccCATGTCTGCaactagccttaaacccaaaatgcatgcctcgtacttagCCATGtagttggtacaatagaaacaaagtt
Proteins encoded in this window:
- the LOC138872487 gene encoding uncharacterized protein, giving the protein MAKYEACILGLRLVADMGIQEVLVLGDSDLLVYQIQGEWETHDLKLIPHIPRIHIEVAVALATLASMLHHPDKAYVDPLHIQVRDQHAYYNVVEEELDGELWFHDIRDYIRMGVYPVQATSDQKRTIHRLASGFFFNGGVLLL